One part of the Suncus etruscus isolate mSunEtr1 chromosome 2, mSunEtr1.pri.cur, whole genome shotgun sequence genome encodes these proteins:
- the PLA2G1B gene encoding phospholipase A2 has translation MKLLVLAALLTVVAAKPRADMKALWQFHSMIKCVLPNSKPLLEFNNYGCYCGLGGSGTPVDELDQCCQTHDNCYSQARKIGNCWFILDNPYTESYSHSCANLEITCSSKNNPCEDFICNCDRTAAMCFAKAPYNEEHKSLDKRKYCKDTL, from the exons ATGAAGCTGCTCGTGCTGGCTGCCTTGCTCACAG TGGTCGCCGCAAAGCCCAGAGCGGACATGAAGGCTCTGTGGCAGTTCCACAGCATGATCAAGTGTGTCCTCCCGAACAGTAAGCCCTTGCTGGAGTTCAACAACTACGGCTGCTACTGTGGCCTGGGTGGATCCGGCACGCCCGTGGACGAGCTGGACCA GTGCTGCCAGACGCATGACAATTGCTACTCCCAAGCCCGGAAGATAGGAAACTGCTGGTTCATCCTCGACAACCCCTACACTGAGAGCTACTCCCACTCGTGTGCCAATCTGGAGATCACCTGTAGTA GCAAAAACAATCCTTGTGAGGATTTCATCTGTAACTGTGACCGCACGGCCGCCATGTGCTTTGCCAAGGCCCCTTACAACGAGGAACACAAGAGTCTGGACAAAAGGAAGTACTGTAAAGACACGCTGTGA